From one Paenibacillus sp. FSL K6-1330 genomic stretch:
- the mreC gene encoding rod shape-determining protein MreC: MLQLFKLLGNKRLFIMLIGLVAFIAIMGFTLGPRASLSWPEKFVKDTVGFVQSVFYKPAAYIAGFFEDVRNMKEIYEENEELRRAVAQYSRESANYNTMKANYEKLRDQLHFTENQKNRDKYEYRTAQVLSVNSDPNNRTLVVDLGERDGVRPNMSVTTVDGMVGIVSSVSNFTSTVKLLTTMDAQDPNPQPISVTAIGKEDKTFGVVESYDEKTNTLQMTRIQENDPIKKGDKIISSGAGGVIPQGLIIGEVKSVQVSQYGQSRTATIKPAAKFDDWKYLIIVFTPEEPE, from the coding sequence GTGCTGCAACTGTTTAAGCTGCTAGGTAATAAGCGATTGTTTATTATGCTCATCGGGCTGGTAGCGTTTATCGCTATTATGGGGTTTACGCTCGGCCCGAGAGCTTCTTTATCTTGGCCTGAAAAATTTGTCAAAGATACGGTCGGTTTTGTGCAAAGTGTGTTTTATAAGCCCGCTGCCTATATAGCGGGTTTCTTTGAAGATGTACGGAACATGAAGGAGATCTATGAAGAGAATGAGGAGCTGCGGAGAGCGGTTGCCCAATATTCTCGAGAGAGTGCGAATTATAACACGATGAAAGCTAATTACGAAAAGCTTCGGGATCAGCTCCATTTTACAGAGAACCAGAAAAATCGTGACAAATATGAGTACCGTACGGCCCAGGTGCTCAGCGTCAACTCGGATCCGAATAACCGGACACTTGTCGTCGATCTTGGCGAGCGCGATGGGGTTCGCCCTAATATGTCGGTCACGACAGTGGACGGCATGGTCGGCATTGTTAGCAGCGTAAGCAATTTCACCTCTACGGTGAAACTGTTGACAACGATGGACGCACAGGATCCGAATCCGCAGCCGATTTCGGTGACGGCCATCGGGAAAGAGGACAAAACGTTTGGCGTGGTTGAGAGTTACGATGAGAAGACCAACACACTGCAGATGACGCGTATTCAGGAGAATGATCCGATCAAGAAAGGCGATAAAATCATTTCATCCGGTGCCGGAGGCGTTATACCACAGGGCTTGATTATTGGTGAGGTAAAAAGTGTTCAGGTAAGCCAATACGGTCAGAGCAGAACAGCTACGATCAAACCAGCGGCCAAGTTTGATGACTGGAAGTATCTGATCATCGTCTTTACGCCTGAGGAGCCTGAATAA
- the mreD gene encoding rod shape-determining protein MreD — protein MARKQILVLLLFVLFILQGTVVFWLTPSSLQLQIYPNFVLVCLFFVSIYYHRHTGLVLGLLFGMLHDIVYYGEMIGTYSFAMGVSAYLVGLVFKSPRAPLPMMMTVVILGSLLFDSTLFGIYKVFRLNPTSYNWSLLHHMLPNLLVHFAFALAIYVPLRKQIELVTKNQRRKAS, from the coding sequence ATGGCACGTAAACAGATTCTGGTCCTGTTGCTGTTCGTGCTGTTTATCCTGCAGGGCACGGTGGTTTTCTGGTTAACGCCAAGCTCGCTGCAGCTTCAGATTTATCCTAACTTTGTATTGGTCTGCTTGTTTTTTGTTTCGATTTATTATCATCGCCACACGGGGCTGGTGCTCGGACTCTTATTCGGCATGCTTCACGATATCGTGTATTACGGCGAGATGATTGGCACTTATTCGTTTGCTATGGGCGTATCCGCATATCTGGTGGGACTTGTATTCAAGTCCCCGCGGGCACCTCTGCCCATGATGATGACCGTTGTCATCCTGGGAAGTTTGTTGTTTGACAGTACGCTTTTTGGCATATATAAGGTGTTTCGACTCAATCCGACTTCTTATAATTGGTCACTGCTTCATCATATGCTACCCAATCTCCTTGTTCATTTTGCCTTTGCTCTGGCGATTTACGTTCCTCTTCGCAAGCAGATTGAGTTGGTTACGAAGAATCAGAGAAGGAAGGCATCCTGA
- a CDS encoding septum site-determining protein MinC: MAVKSNHVTIKGIKDGLVFLLDDQCELEELLDELRYKLEHSHQNILTGPIIHVDVKLGSRKISEEEKQTILDILKQKGNLLIRNVESPLLESELIPEEKLTLKTGMVRSGQVLHHDGDLLFLGDVNPGGTITCTGDIYILGALRGTAHAGVEGNEEAIIAASYFAPTQLRISQMISRPPDEWETRETVMEFAYLKDGSMEIDKISNISRLGRDFNVFKGV, translated from the coding sequence ATGGCTGTAAAATCCAATCATGTAACGATTAAGGGCATCAAAGATGGCCTGGTATTCCTGCTTGATGACCAGTGCGAGCTGGAGGAGTTGCTCGACGAGCTGCGCTATAAATTGGAGCACAGTCATCAGAATATTTTGACCGGACCTATCATTCATGTGGATGTGAAGCTGGGTTCCCGGAAAATTTCCGAAGAAGAGAAGCAGACGATTCTTGACATATTGAAGCAAAAGGGCAACCTGCTGATACGTAATGTGGAGTCGCCGCTGCTTGAGTCCGAGCTCATCCCAGAGGAGAAGCTTACGCTTAAGACGGGAATGGTGCGTTCCGGACAGGTGCTGCATCATGACGGCGATCTCTTGTTCCTCGGCGATGTGAATCCCGGCGGGACCATAACGTGTACTGGCGATATCTACATATTGGGAGCTCTGCGTGGAACCGCGCACGCCGGTGTAGAGGGCAACGAGGAAGCGATTATAGCGGCTTCGTATTTTGCCCCCACCCAGCTCCGTATCTCCCAGATGATCAGCAGACCGCCGGATGAGTGGGAGACGCGGGAAACGGTCATGGAGTTTGCGTATTTGAAGGACGGAAGCATGGAGATCGATAAGATCAGCAACATCTCACGTTTGGGTCGGGATTTTAATGTGTTTAAAGGGGTGTAG
- the minD gene encoding septum site-determining protein MinD, producing the protein MGEAIVVTSGKGGVGKTTTSANIGTALALLGKKVCLVDTDIGLRNLDVVMGLENRIIYDLCDVAEGRCRLNQALIKDKRFDELYMLPAAQTKDKNAVSPEQVKDIVLELKKEFEYVIIDCPAGIEQGFKNAIAGADKAIVVTTPENAAVRDADRIIGLLESSHVESPKLVVNRIRPNMVKSGDMLEIEDVLQVLNIDLIGIVPDDEMVIKAANIGEPTVMNPDSQAAIAYRNIARRILGDTVPLMQIHQKKGMFTKFKKFFGMG; encoded by the coding sequence ATGGGAGAGGCAATCGTCGTAACTTCAGGTAAAGGCGGAGTCGGTAAAACGACGACATCGGCGAACATCGGCACAGCTTTGGCACTGCTCGGTAAAAAAGTGTGTCTGGTTGATACGGACATCGGTCTTCGTAATTTGGATGTCGTGATGGGCCTGGAAAACCGGATAATATACGATTTGTGCGACGTTGCAGAAGGGCGATGCCGACTTAACCAGGCGCTAATCAAGGATAAGCGCTTTGATGAGCTGTATATGCTTCCTGCAGCCCAGACCAAAGACAAGAATGCCGTTTCTCCGGAGCAGGTGAAAGATATCGTACTTGAATTGAAAAAAGAATTCGAATACGTCATTATCGATTGTCCGGCTGGAATCGAGCAAGGATTTAAGAATGCCATTGCCGGTGCAGATAAAGCGATTGTGGTTACAACGCCCGAGAATGCGGCCGTGCGGGACGCAGATCGGATTATCGGCCTGCTGGAGAGCTCGCATGTCGAGTCTCCGAAGCTCGTGGTGAATCGGATTCGCCCGAACATGGTGAAATCCGGCGACATGCTGGAGATTGAAGATGTGCTGCAGGTGCTGAATATTGATCTGATCGGTATCGTGCCAGATGATGAAATGGTCATTAAAGCGGCCAACATCGGGGAGCCTACGGTGATGAATCCGGACTCCCAGGCAGCCATCGCCTATAGAAACATCGCCCGTCGTATCCTGGGTGACACCGTTCCTCTGATGCAAATCCATCAGAAAAAAGGAATGTTCACTAAATTCAAAAAGTTTTTTGGAATGGGTTAA
- a CDS encoding M23 family metallopeptidase — MDIKTSVKNRREARIRELLEGEQSPVPHDKSSWTPVPERKPANLNLHKTGFIQDHRANPSPRLAEREPDPEQLWKQGHRGWYGTLDPGDPGEPPRKASFLSGLVRRVIVSALVFGLAWGVFSFQQPWALRTQAFIVEGLSHEMDFQAAQVWYEEHFGSAPSFIPIFGQTDEHSTKVNAGTTLVPPLSGKVVQSFAVDLKGIVLEAGGGSLADRAVKSIETGRVLEVKDHPENGVTILIQHTGERTAIYSRLAETGLKVNDWVQGGDIIGTLASSGTGSPPALYFELKEGNRGVDPAEVIPFD; from the coding sequence ATGGACATCAAAACTTCAGTTAAGAACCGAAGAGAAGCCCGCATTCGCGAGCTGCTGGAAGGGGAACAGTCTCCGGTACCACATGATAAGTCGTCATGGACGCCCGTTCCCGAGAGGAAGCCTGCCAATCTCAATCTTCACAAGACAGGCTTTATACAGGATCACAGAGCGAATCCATCCCCACGTCTCGCAGAGAGGGAACCCGATCCCGAGCAGCTTTGGAAGCAAGGGCACCGCGGTTGGTATGGTACGCTGGATCCCGGTGATCCGGGGGAACCTCCAAGAAAAGCTTCGTTTCTGTCGGGCTTGGTGCGCCGCGTGATCGTCAGTGCGCTGGTGTTTGGATTGGCATGGGGGGTATTTTCGTTTCAGCAGCCGTGGGCTCTTCGTACACAAGCTTTTATTGTTGAGGGACTGAGCCATGAGATGGATTTTCAGGCAGCTCAAGTATGGTACGAGGAGCACTTTGGAAGCGCGCCTTCCTTTATTCCGATTTTTGGACAAACTGACGAGCACTCGACGAAGGTAAATGCCGGGACTACTTTAGTTCCTCCGCTTTCCGGAAAGGTGGTCCAATCCTTTGCTGTGGATCTTAAAGGCATTGTTTTGGAAGCCGGAGGGGGTTCTTTAGCAGACCGGGCGGTTAAGAGTATAGAGACTGGACGCGTGCTTGAGGTTAAAGATCATCCTGAGAATGGGGTCACCATTCTCATACAGCATACAGGAGAGAGAACGGCGATATACAGCAGGCTGGCAGAAACGGGACTTAAGGTAAACGATTGGGTCCAAGGTGGAGATATTATCGGCACATTGGCGTCTTCAGGCACAGGCAGCCCGCCCGCCCTTTATTTCGAACTGAAAGAGGGGAATCGTGGTGTCGATCCGGCGGAAGTGATTCCGTTTGATTAA
- a CDS encoding M50 family metallopeptidase: MIKFKGTVLSLHPLFVIVMLASVFTGRFLELLTLFIIVFIHELGHAAAAAAMGFKVRAIQMLPFGGVAVIEDDGRMTAMKEIIIALAGPLQNVIMIGITLVCRWAGWGDEQLLSYIIQGNLIIALFNLLPILPLDGGKVLQALMSLLAPYHATLLWASRAGILCSLIMIGYGLQPLFSGGGIRLNVLMIGLFLAYSNFEDYRNVHYRFLRFLVNRSGIYERNLDGLGPAQPIVADSSKPLDDIMRLFKREKYHLIYVMSGRGSLLAVVPEQHVISSYFASNGPPWYA, from the coding sequence TTGATTAAGTTTAAGGGAACGGTATTGTCGCTGCATCCTCTCTTTGTTATTGTCATGCTGGCCTCTGTATTCACCGGTCGCTTTTTAGAATTGCTGACCCTGTTTATTATCGTGTTTATTCATGAATTGGGACACGCCGCCGCAGCGGCAGCGATGGGGTTCAAGGTACGAGCCATTCAGATGCTGCCGTTCGGCGGCGTTGCTGTCATTGAAGATGACGGCAGAATGACCGCGATGAAGGAAATCATCATTGCGCTTGCAGGTCCGCTGCAAAATGTCATCATGATTGGAATTACCCTGGTGTGTAGATGGGCGGGGTGGGGAGACGAGCAGCTGTTATCTTATATCATTCAGGGGAATCTCATCATTGCGCTGTTTAACCTTCTCCCGATTCTGCCACTGGATGGCGGCAAAGTGCTGCAAGCACTCATGAGCCTGCTCGCCCCATATCATGCGACCTTGCTGTGGGCTTCCCGCGCCGGCATTTTGTGCAGCTTGATCATGATCGGATACGGCTTGCAGCCGTTATTCTCCGGCGGCGGTATCCGTTTAAATGTGCTGATGATCGGTCTCTTTTTAGCGTATTCCAATTTTGAAGACTATCGGAATGTGCATTACCGGTTCTTACGATTTTTGGTTAATCGGAGCGGGATTTATGAACGGAATTTGGACGGACTCGGTCCTGCCCAGCCAATCGTTGCAGATTCTTCGAAACCTTTAGATGATATCATGCGTCTATTTAAACGAGAGAAGTATCATCTCATTTATGTCATGAGCGGACGAGGCAGCCTGCTTGCCGTCGTTCCGGAGCAGCATGTGATCTCTTCTTATTTTGCATCAAATGGTCCGCCCTGGTATGCGTAA
- a CDS encoding Rne/Rng family ribonuclease, translating to MRQMIVHCEHETIQMALIEDGRLAEFAVERSREESVVGSFYKGRVVNVLPGMQAAFVDIGLKKNAFLYIDDVLHPHLEKQPKQKPSISELLTVGQELIVQVMKEPRGGKGARVTTHFSLPGRCMVYMPTADYVAVSKKIGRDAERARLKSIGDQLRTDEEGIIIRTVSEDEPLEFLKGDLEYLRKEWARILDKGESSPAPTLLHRDLGMLQRFLRDAFDPLHDELVIDSKLKGEETKSYLRETVPGIEPKVTYYSEGSPIFHAYGLDEQMRAGFARKITLPEGVTIVVDQTEAMTIMDVNTAKYIGGDNFEETVLKTNLMAAQQIARILRLWDIGGIIIVDFIDMDREEYREQVVSAMEAVMRKDRAKSFVVGWTRLGLLEMTRKKARESSSLPFAKPCGACGGRGVVIEQ from the coding sequence ATGAGGCAAATGATAGTTCATTGTGAACATGAGACCATTCAGATGGCCCTCATCGAAGATGGGAGGTTAGCAGAATTCGCCGTTGAGCGGAGTCGTGAGGAAAGTGTAGTCGGTAGTTTTTATAAGGGCAGGGTTGTTAATGTGCTGCCGGGCATGCAGGCGGCTTTTGTAGATATCGGGCTGAAGAAGAATGCATTTCTATATATTGATGATGTGCTCCATCCTCATTTAGAGAAGCAGCCCAAGCAGAAGCCGTCCATATCGGAGCTGCTAACAGTTGGCCAGGAATTGATCGTGCAGGTGATGAAGGAACCGAGAGGTGGCAAGGGGGCGCGGGTCACTACCCATTTCTCGCTTCCTGGTAGATGCATGGTGTACATGCCTACTGCGGATTATGTTGCCGTCTCCAAGAAAATTGGACGTGATGCGGAAAGAGCAAGGCTCAAGAGTATCGGAGATCAGCTCCGCACAGACGAAGAGGGGATCATTATCCGCACGGTATCGGAGGACGAGCCTTTAGAATTTCTTAAGGGAGATCTTGAGTATCTGCGAAAAGAATGGGCGCGAATTCTCGACAAGGGCGAATCTTCTCCTGCTCCGACGCTTCTTCATCGCGATTTAGGTATGCTGCAGCGTTTTCTCCGCGATGCCTTTGATCCGCTTCATGACGAACTTGTGATCGACAGCAAGCTCAAAGGCGAGGAAACCAAGAGCTATCTGAGGGAAACCGTTCCTGGTATAGAGCCAAAGGTTACATATTATTCGGAAGGAAGTCCGATTTTTCATGCTTATGGGTTGGACGAGCAGATGAGAGCTGGCTTTGCAAGGAAAATCACGCTTCCCGAGGGTGTAACCATCGTTGTAGATCAGACGGAGGCCATGACCATCATGGACGTGAATACAGCCAAATATATCGGTGGCGATAATTTCGAGGAAACGGTGCTGAAGACAAATCTTATGGCGGCGCAGCAGATTGCAAGAATCTTGCGGCTCTGGGATATCGGAGGCATTATCATCGTTGATTTCATCGATATGGATCGTGAAGAGTATCGGGAGCAGGTTGTTTCTGCCATGGAGGCTGTGATGCGCAAGGACCGTGCCAAGAGCTTTGTGGTGGGTTGGACCAGGCTGGGACTGCTGGAAATGACCCGCAAAAAAGCTAGAGAAAGCTCTTCGCTCCCATTTGCCAAGCCCTGCGGGGCTTGTGGGGGCAGAGGCGTTGTTATCGAACAATGA
- the rplU gene encoding 50S ribosomal protein L21: protein MYAIIETGGKQYKVQEGDVLFIEKLTAGDGESVTFDRVLAVSKEDGLVAGTPVVSGATVTAKVEKHGKGRKVVVYKYKPKKNYHKKQGHRQPYTKVTIEKIQA from the coding sequence ATGTACGCTATTATCGAAACAGGTGGTAAACAATACAAAGTTCAAGAGGGCGACGTATTGTTCATCGAGAAGCTGACTGCAGGTGACGGCGAGAGCGTGACTTTCGACCGTGTACTGGCCGTATCCAAAGAGGACGGTTTGGTAGCAGGTACGCCGGTTGTTTCCGGTGCAACTGTAACTGCGAAGGTAGAGAAGCACGGTAAAGGCCGTAAGGTCGTTGTATACAAATACAAGCCGAAGAAGAACTACCACAAGAAGCAAGGTCATCGTCAACCTTACACTAAAGTAACCATCGAGAAAATCCAAGCGTAA
- a CDS encoding ribosomal-processing cysteine protease Prp, with protein MITVQVLRGGDGRIHSFKVTGHAGYANPGEDIVCAGVSSITVGTVNSIEALTGTVMETRMKGGFLSANLPPTADDSVSGQVQLLLESMVVMLQGIADSYGKYIRIQELTT; from the coding sequence TTGATTACTGTACAAGTACTGCGCGGGGGAGATGGACGGATCCATAGCTTCAAGGTTACGGGGCACGCGGGATATGCCAATCCTGGAGAAGATATTGTATGTGCTGGAGTTTCCAGCATTACAGTGGGAACGGTCAATTCCATTGAAGCGTTAACCGGAACTGTTATGGAGACCCGGATGAAGGGCGGCTTTCTTAGCGCGAATCTTCCGCCGACGGCAGACGATTCCGTCTCGGGACAAGTTCAACTGCTTCTCGAATCCATGGTTGTTATGTTACAGGGAATTGCCGATTCATACGGCAAGTATATAAGAATACAAGAATTGACTACTTGA
- the rpmA gene encoding 50S ribosomal protein L27 has translation MLKLDLQLFASKKGVGSTKNGRDSESKRLGVKRADGQAVTGGSILVRQRGTKIHPGTNVGIGKDDTLFAKVDGVVKFERWGRDRKKVSVYPVDVAPVAAAVEA, from the coding sequence ATGTTGAAATTGGATCTTCAGTTATTCGCATCGAAAAAAGGTGTAGGTTCCACAAAGAACGGTCGCGATAGCGAATCGAAACGTCTTGGTGTGAAACGTGCGGACGGTCAAGCAGTGACTGGCGGCAGCATCTTGGTTCGCCAACGCGGAACGAAAATTCATCCAGGCACGAACGTAGGTATCGGTAAAGACGATACTTTGTTTGCGAAAGTTGACGGCGTTGTGAAATTTGAACGTTGGGGTCGTGATCGCAAGAAAGTGAGCGTCTACCCGGTTGATGTCGCTCCAGTAGCGGCTGCAGTAGAAGCTTAA
- a CDS encoding Spo0B domain-containing protein, with protein MKSWKWIAAGAGLTSVIPVAWMVWKPTLAAGAVLTVWAVTASVCGAWLVRKSDERRQQAIVRNMESTAIQMLNHHRHDWMNELQILYGYIQLGKLDKTVGSVERIKDRMATESRISKLGIPSLVFYLHSYRTYSNNLQLDVEVVDQVQLEDKVSPQTAESFTEAIIQTVRAFQLSGKASWGDTRQLTLTFMQQEQELMVWAQGEGSFGDPDSLKLQIEQSVKGEGIRVEQTEPGETSYRLYLPFVT; from the coding sequence ATGAAATCCTGGAAATGGATAGCAGCTGGGGCGGGGTTAACCTCCGTAATACCCGTAGCATGGATGGTATGGAAACCGACTTTGGCTGCAGGAGCAGTGTTGACGGTTTGGGCTGTCACTGCGTCTGTCTGCGGTGCATGGCTTGTCCGAAAATCGGACGAGCGTAGACAGCAAGCCATCGTTCGGAATATGGAGTCGACGGCGATTCAGATGCTGAATCACCATCGTCATGATTGGATGAATGAGCTTCAAATTTTGTACGGCTACATTCAACTTGGAAAGCTTGATAAAACAGTGGGTTCTGTGGAAAGAATAAAGGACAGGATGGCGACGGAGAGCAGAATCTCTAAGCTAGGCATTCCTTCGCTGGTTTTTTATTTACATTCATACCGTACGTACAGCAACAATCTGCAGCTCGACGTTGAAGTTGTGGACCAGGTACAACTGGAAGACAAAGTATCGCCACAAACGGCGGAGTCTTTTACCGAAGCAATCATTCAAACGGTGAGAGCTTTTCAATTGAGCGGAAAAGCGTCCTGGGGGGATACCCGGCAATTAACATTAACATTTATGCAGCAAGAACAAGAGCTGATGGTATGGGCACAAGGAGAAGGATCCTTTGGTGACCCGGACAGCTTGAAGCTTCAGATTGAACAATCCGTAAAAGGCGAAGGCATTCGGGTGGAGCAGACGGAGCCGGGGGAGACCTCGTATCGTTTGTATTTGCCGTTTGTGACTTGA
- the obgE gene encoding GTPase ObgE, translated as MFVDKAKVYVKGGDGGDGLIAFRREKYVPEGGPAGGDGGKGGDVIFRVDEGLRTLMDFRYQKHFKAKRGEKGRNKSQHGANADSMIVRIPPGTILMDDDTGEVIGDLTRHGQQVVVARGGRGGRGNIRFATPNNPAPELAENGEEGEERYVTLELKVMADVGLVGFPSVGKSTLLSVVSAAQPKIGAYHFTTITPNLGMVEVGDGRNFVMADLPGLIEGAHEGVGLGHEFLRHVERTRVIIHVVDMAGTEGRDPFEDWEKINDEIRLYNPVLVDRPQIVAANKMDMPEAEEYLAAFKEKVKEIRPDIEVMPISSLTRQGIQELLYRTIDVLESIPDEPAIEEVSEVSERKVYKFKAQNDNSFTVTRDNEMYVVHSERIERMLKRMQMNSHDAILKLARTMRHMGVDEELRKRGATEGTIVRIGDFEFEFVEGSSYY; from the coding sequence ATGTTTGTAGATAAGGCAAAAGTATATGTAAAAGGCGGAGACGGCGGAGATGGTCTCATTGCGTTCCGTCGAGAGAAATACGTTCCTGAAGGCGGACCTGCCGGCGGTGACGGCGGTAAGGGCGGCGACGTGATTTTCCGGGTGGACGAAGGACTGCGCACGTTGATGGATTTCCGTTACCAGAAGCATTTTAAGGCCAAGCGCGGGGAAAAAGGCCGCAATAAAAGTCAGCATGGCGCCAATGCGGATAGCATGATTGTCCGTATCCCGCCGGGTACCATCTTAATGGATGACGATACCGGTGAGGTGATTGGAGATTTGACCCGACACGGTCAGCAGGTTGTTGTTGCCAGAGGAGGCCGTGGAGGGCGTGGAAATATCCGCTTTGCTACGCCGAACAATCCGGCGCCTGAACTTGCCGAGAACGGTGAGGAAGGCGAAGAGCGTTACGTAACCCTGGAACTTAAAGTGATGGCTGATGTAGGTCTCGTCGGGTTCCCTAGCGTAGGCAAATCAACCTTGTTATCCGTTGTATCTGCGGCTCAGCCGAAGATCGGCGCATACCACTTTACGACCATAACACCGAATTTGGGAATGGTTGAGGTTGGAGACGGTCGCAATTTCGTAATGGCTGACTTGCCTGGTCTGATTGAGGGTGCTCATGAAGGCGTGGGACTTGGTCACGAATTCCTCCGGCACGTGGAAAGAACACGCGTCATTATCCATGTTGTGGATATGGCAGGCACGGAAGGAAGGGATCCGTTTGAGGACTGGGAAAAAATCAATGATGAAATCAGGCTTTACAACCCGGTTCTGGTCGATCGGCCGCAAATCGTAGCCGCTAATAAAATGGATATGCCGGAGGCGGAAGAGTATTTGGCAGCCTTTAAAGAGAAGGTGAAGGAAATCCGTCCGGACATCGAGGTCATGCCGATTTCCTCGCTGACCCGACAAGGTATCCAGGAACTTCTTTATCGCACGATCGATGTGCTCGAAAGTATTCCGGATGAGCCAGCGATTGAAGAAGTATCCGAGGTTTCCGAGCGTAAGGTGTATAAATTCAAAGCGCAAAACGACAACTCCTTCACCGTCACTAGGGATAATGAGATGTATGTGGTGCATAGCGAGCGAATTGAGCGGATGCTGAAACGGATGCAGATGAATTCACATGATGCGATTCTGAAGCTTGCAAGAACCATGCGTCATATGGGCGTTGATGAAGAACTCCGGAAACGGGGCGCGACAGAAGGCACCATTGTACGGATTGGCGATTTCGAATTCGAATTTGTTGAAGGCAGCAGCTACTATTAA
- a CDS encoding SPFH domain-containing protein has translation MAIIEVVKYEGPPDVFAWRYPNQELGTWTQLIVHETQEAILYKGGQALDSFSAGRHTLSTANIPILSNVINLPFGGKSPFTAEVWFVNKLRSLDVKWGTNSPIQLQDPKYNIIVSVRAFGQFGVQISDPRKFLATMVGTLQTFDQGTLIKYYRGVLMSNITEIISSYIVRKKISVVEINAYIAEISKHIMEAIAPSFEEIGITLLNFYVDSINIPENDPAAVRIKEALAKKAEMDIIGYTYHQERTFNTLEGAAKNPGSPAAVMGTGLGMGLGMVGPMYETARHMFESSTELEKDDMPINQKACTKCGTRNGEEARFCSGCGQSLQAQAEQEPAKTVRCNDCGQPLPPNAKFCLHCGDPYHACPKCGHDHPAGAVECPECGAPLPMPCRACGELVDAEAKFCPHCGSSHELTCPGCHHEIKPGQKFCMECGHKLM, from the coding sequence ATGGCGATTATTGAAGTTGTAAAATACGAAGGGCCGCCGGATGTGTTTGCATGGCGTTATCCGAATCAGGAGTTAGGGACTTGGACCCAGCTCATTGTTCATGAGACACAGGAGGCAATCCTGTATAAGGGCGGTCAGGCCCTGGACTCCTTCTCAGCGGGGCGGCATACGCTGAGTACAGCGAATATACCGATTTTATCCAATGTGATCAATCTTCCATTCGGTGGGAAGTCTCCCTTTACGGCAGAAGTCTGGTTTGTGAATAAACTTCGTTCACTGGACGTCAAATGGGGGACCAACTCGCCGATCCAGCTGCAAGATCCGAAATACAATATTATCGTATCGGTCCGGGCTTTTGGCCAATTCGGCGTACAGATCAGCGATCCGCGAAAGTTTCTGGCGACCATGGTCGGTACGCTGCAAACTTTTGACCAGGGCACCCTGATTAAATATTATCGCGGCGTACTGATGTCCAATATTACGGAAATCATATCCTCCTATATCGTTCGCAAAAAAATCAGCGTTGTGGAGATCAATGCTTACATAGCGGAAATATCGAAGCATATCATGGAAGCGATTGCGCCTTCATTTGAAGAGATAGGGATCACTCTGCTGAATTTCTATGTAGATTCCATCAACATACCGGAGAATGACCCTGCAGCTGTTCGAATCAAGGAGGCGCTAGCGAAGAAAGCGGAGATGGACATCATCGGATATACCTATCATCAGGAAAGAACCTTTAATACGCTTGAGGGGGCAGCGAAGAATCCCGGCAGCCCGGCAGCGGTCATGGGGACCGGGCTGGGCATGGGACTTGGGATGGTCGGCCCGATGTACGAGACCGCCCGGCATATGTTTGAGAGTTCAACGGAACTAGAGAAGGATGATATGCCAATCAACCAGAAGGCATGTACCAAGTGCGGAACACGGAACGGGGAAGAAGCCCGATTCTGTTCGGGATGCGGCCAATCGCTTCAGGCGCAAGCCGAGCAAGAGCCAGCGAAAACCGTCCGGTGCAACGATTGCGGGCAGCCTCTACCTCCGAATGCCAAGTTTTGTCTTCACTGCGGAGACCCTTACCATGCATGCCCTAAGTGTGGTCATGACCATCCTGCCGGTGCTGTTGAATGTCCGGAGTGCGGTGCACCGCTGCCTATGCCTTGCCGGGCATGCGGTGAATTGGTGGATGCGGAAGCCAAGTTTTGCCCGCACTGCGGGTCGAGCCATGAACTTACATGTCCTGGGTGTCATCATGAGATCAAACCGGGCCAGAAGTTCTGCATGGAGTGCGGTCATAAATTGATGTGA